In Clostridium novyi, one genomic interval encodes:
- a CDS encoding molybdopterin-binding protein: protein MKKIKVEDAVGTVLAHDLTRIVPGECKGPAFKKGYIIKEKDIETLKSMGKNHLNIIELSDNELHENEAAQRIANASAGEGIILEGPSEGKIQLKAKERGVLKINLDTLEAINDIGALTLATLHNNTLVNKNQSVAATRAIPLVIEKDKIEKVEDICKKLGKAVSVKEIHSLKVGIIITGSEVYEGKIEDKFAPVFKEKIQYYGCKLTEIIYAPDHKEKIEEGIKALIKNGAEVVIATGGMSVDADDVTPIAIKNVSDRVVSYGVPALPGNMLMLAYLKDVAIFGIPGAGMYFKTTSFDLIFPRILAGEKLKKKDITSLAHGGLCLMCKNCTYPVCAFGK, encoded by the coding sequence TTGAAAAAAATCAAAGTAGAGGATGCAGTTGGTACAGTATTAGCACATGATTTAACTAGAATTGTACCTGGTGAGTGTAAAGGGCCAGCTTTTAAAAAAGGATATATTATAAAAGAAAAAGATATAGAAACTTTGAAAAGTATGGGGAAAAATCATTTAAATATTATAGAACTATCAGATAATGAACTCCATGAAAATGAGGCAGCACAGAGAATTGCTAATGCCTCAGCGGGAGAGGGCATAATCCTAGAAGGACCCTCAGAGGGAAAAATTCAGTTAAAGGCTAAAGAAAGAGGAGTATTAAAAATAAATTTAGATACTTTAGAAGCTATTAACGATATAGGAGCGTTAACTTTAGCAACACTTCATAATAATACATTAGTTAATAAAAATCAGTCCGTTGCTGCAACAAGAGCCATACCCTTGGTTATAGAAAAGGATAAAATAGAAAAGGTAGAGGATATATGCAAAAAACTTGGCAAGGCTGTCAGTGTAAAAGAAATACACTCTTTAAAAGTAGGGATTATTATAACAGGTTCAGAGGTATATGAAGGGAAAATAGAAGATAAGTTTGCACCAGTATTTAAAGAGAAAATTCAATACTATGGATGTAAACTTACAGAGATAATATATGCTCCAGATCATAAAGAAAAAATAGAGGAGGGAATAAAAGCCCTTATAAAAAATGGAGCAGAAGTAGTTATTGCAACAGGAGGCATGTCAGTAGATGCAGATGATGTAACACCAATTGCTATAAAAAATGTATCTGATAGAGTAGTGTCTTATGGAGTACCAGCATTACCAGGAAATATGCTTATGCTAGCATACTTAAAAGACGTTGCTATATTTGGGATACCTGGAGCTGGAATGTATTTTAAAACTACATCCTTTGATTTGATTTTTCCAAGGATACTTGCAGGAGAAAAGTTAAAGAAAAAAGATATAACTTCTTTAGCTCATGGTGGATTGTGTTTAATGTGCAAAAATTGTACATACCCAGTTTGTGCCTTTGGAAAATAA
- the modA gene encoding molybdate ABC transporter substrate-binding protein: MFRLKKFFVALLVIVFGTISLVGCGSEKKAVSETKAKQEDKVLMVYCGAALKKPMDEIGKLFQEKYGVEIRYTYGACQQLLSQIQVSKKGDVYIPSSLSYYKIVKEKKLADYKKDVAYHRPAIAVSKENPKNIKNIEDLAKPGVKVILGDKSTAIGKISKKILDKNKIYDKVMKNLVVTTATANEIVVDLQMKKGDASILWEENALNSKDLKPIEIPKDKSAISTITACVLTSSKDEELSKKFVDFVVSNEGKSIFKKCGLKTIE; the protein is encoded by the coding sequence ATGTTTAGACTTAAAAAATTTTTTGTTGCTTTACTAGTTATAGTTTTTGGAACTATTTCTTTAGTAGGGTGTGGAAGTGAAAAAAAAGCAGTAAGTGAAACTAAAGCAAAACAAGAGGACAAGGTATTAATGGTTTATTGCGGTGCAGCATTGAAAAAACCTATGGATGAAATAGGTAAACTTTTTCAAGAAAAATATGGAGTGGAAATTAGATATACATACGGTGCTTGTCAGCAACTTTTAAGCCAAATACAAGTAAGTAAAAAAGGTGATGTGTATATTCCAAGCTCACTTAGCTATTACAAAATTGTAAAAGAAAAAAAATTAGCTGACTATAAAAAGGATGTTGCTTATCATAGACCAGCTATAGCAGTTTCAAAAGAAAATCCTAAAAATATAAAAAATATAGAAGATTTAGCAAAGCCAGGAGTTAAAGTAATACTTGGAGATAAATCAACAGCAATAGGAAAAATTTCAAAGAAAATATTAGATAAGAATAAAATATATGATAAAGTTATGAAAAATTTAGTTGTTACAACAGCAACAGCAAATGAAATTGTAGTTGATTTACAAATGAAAAAAGGAGACGCGTCTATTTTATGGGAAGAGAATGCTTTAAATTCAAAGGATTTAAAACCTATTGAAATTCCAAAGGATAAAAGTGCTATAAGCACTATAACAGCATGTGTTCTTACTTCCTCTAAAGATGAAGAATTGTCTAAGAAATTTGTTGACTTTGTTGTATCTAATGAAGGAAAAAGTATTTTTAAGAAATGTGGTCTTAAAACTATAGAATAA